One part of the Maridesulfovibrio bastinii DSM 16055 genome encodes these proteins:
- a CDS encoding BACON domain-containing protein gives MLSYRSCPTKCESLIFLILFLLLISSRCFAAYEYMKIDVGDLYKKSGGPVDVSYVLLANSGLCNTHVKAFLDGEEIYETVHKAGTGSTQYFTFTATGVGQKTLSIRQYQSGDVFCVDSSDSVTRRKSFYVVDPDKFSISVKPDNSSWFDYSSPQGTIIIKASTPWKIVAPDWVYGDRFSILKTTGEGDARIPIRISRNTLYEPRKGAVYLSVSPEIKADIIQYNEGNSPGSHVDLAPFLNILLLNGNQVSYVENDSYYKLKALTAQGDTNILVFKGSTGVDGAVVSRTKDGAVLTTNYYPMPGSTRIAITARKGDKGFFLDFANTSNVIAKLDKLQAGADDANKEILLDFINTYSPVQQLNSALGRLEVTLPKTMTAYLSKTSYVSRIMSQLNSGQLGVMEDDPVIGWYFDDPGPGSDFEYVLPSENNGGTVTIYKDPVIFDDSLTKVTYREDSQVQSYETSLFRINDFVDSHVFSKDDHSSGIYNVCISNPFYKINVLHRTPLDYEQELYTYLLSYTADGKCSLNPDAGSPIYLSAENMNYKVDVVYGPEPPDRAQYSCLGSIDESGLTFGDSGFSLKRIWIGVLPR, from the coding sequence TTGTTATCCTACAGATCATGCCCGACTAAATGCGAATCCTTAATTTTTCTTATTCTGTTTCTTCTGCTGATTTCAAGCAGGTGTTTTGCTGCCTATGAGTATATGAAAATAGATGTTGGAGACCTCTATAAAAAATCCGGTGGTCCGGTGGATGTCTCCTATGTGCTGCTGGCAAACAGCGGACTCTGCAATACTCATGTGAAAGCTTTTCTGGATGGCGAAGAGATTTATGAAACTGTGCATAAAGCAGGAACCGGCAGCACCCAGTATTTTACTTTTACTGCTACCGGGGTAGGCCAGAAAACTCTTTCCATACGGCAGTATCAGAGCGGAGATGTTTTTTGTGTGGATTCTTCCGACTCTGTTACGCGCAGAAAAAGTTTTTATGTTGTAGACCCTGATAAATTCTCAATCTCGGTTAAGCCTGACAACTCCTCATGGTTTGATTATTCCAGCCCTCAGGGAACAATAATTATTAAAGCTTCTACACCATGGAAGATAGTTGCTCCGGACTGGGTTTACGGCGACAGATTTTCAATCCTTAAAACAACCGGTGAAGGGGATGCCCGGATACCGATCAGAATCAGCCGCAATACACTTTACGAACCAAGAAAGGGTGCGGTGTATTTATCTGTAAGCCCGGAAATAAAAGCAGATATTATTCAATATAATGAAGGTAATTCTCCCGGAAGCCATGTAGACTTAGCGCCATTTCTTAATATTCTGCTGCTCAATGGAAATCAGGTCTCATATGTGGAAAATGACAGTTATTACAAGCTGAAAGCGTTAACAGCTCAGGGCGATACGAATATTCTTGTTTTTAAAGGTTCAACCGGAGTGGATGGAGCTGTTGTCTCAAGAACAAAAGACGGGGCTGTTCTGACAACGAATTATTATCCCATGCCGGGAAGTACCAGAATTGCTATTACTGCCCGCAAAGGTGACAAAGGATTCTTTCTGGACTTTGCAAATACCAGCAATGTCATAGCAAAATTAGATAAGCTACAGGCTGGGGCTGATGATGCCAATAAAGAAATTCTATTGGATTTTATTAATACGTATTCCCCGGTGCAGCAATTAAACAGTGCGCTTGGCAGGCTTGAAGTCACATTGCCGAAAACTATGACTGCATATCTGTCTAAAACCTCATATGTCTCCAGAATTATGTCACAATTAAATTCCGGGCAGCTTGGAGTCATGGAGGATGACCCTGTAATAGGATGGTATTTTGATGATCCCGGTCCGGGCAGTGATTTCGAATATGTTCTGCCTTCGGAAAATAACGGGGGAACAGTCACAATATATAAGGACCCGGTTATCTTTGACGATTCTCTGACGAAAGTTACTTACAGGGAAGACAGTCAGGTTCAAAGCTACGAAACTAGTTTATTCCGGATTAATGACTTTGTAGACAGCCATGTCTTTTCAAAAGACGATCATTCCTCAGGAATCTATAACGTCTGTATTTCTAATCCATTTTATAAAATTAATGTTCTGCATAGAACTCCGCTGGATTATGAGCAGGAGCTTTATACCTATCTGCTCAGTTATACGGCTGACGGTAAGTGCAGTCTGAACCCGGACGCGGGATCACCCATTTATCTTTCGGCAGAGAATATGAATTATAAGGTAGACGTAGTTTATGGGCCTGAACCGCCTGACAGGGCGCAGTATTCATGTCTGGGAAGTATTGATGAATCAGGTTTGACTTTTGGTGACAGTGGATTCAGCCTGAAAAGAATCTGGATAGGGGTTTTGCCGCGCTGA
- a CDS encoding response regulator transcription factor, which produces MKNTRILIVDDDIDLGNLLTEYLEAEGFSVNVVHTGIKGTEEALTGSYDVVILDIMLPDRDGVEVLNRIRRSSRIPVIMLTAKGDQIDRVLGLEMGADDYMPKPCYPRELVARLHAVMRRTSQNADLWNKEELKLDKLKLNIPRRKVQWGNTPVELTVSEFNCLEMLLHLQDRVVTKDELSEKVLGRPREPYDRSIDVHMSHLRQKLQKVLGDNIKIETIRGIGYRIHL; this is translated from the coding sequence ATGAAAAACACCCGAATTCTAATTGTGGATGACGATATTGATCTCGGTAATCTGCTGACTGAATATCTTGAGGCAGAAGGATTTTCCGTCAATGTTGTTCATACAGGCATAAAAGGAACTGAAGAAGCTCTGACAGGGTCTTATGATGTTGTTATCCTGGATATTATGCTGCCTGACAGGGACGGAGTTGAAGTCCTGAACAGAATCAGAAGATCCAGCAGAATTCCTGTTATTATGCTTACGGCTAAAGGGGATCAGATTGACCGGGTTCTCGGCCTTGAAATGGGGGCGGATGATTATATGCCCAAACCCTGCTATCCACGGGAGCTTGTAGCCAGACTCCATGCCGTGATGCGCCGCACAAGTCAGAATGCGGACCTTTGGAATAAGGAAGAACTCAAACTTGATAAGTTGAAACTGAATATTCCAAGACGTAAAGTTCAATGGGGGAATACCCCGGTAGAACTCACCGTATCCGAATTTAACTGCCTTGAAATGCTGCTGCACCTACAGGACAGAGTGGTAACGAAGGACGAACTGTCTGAAAAAGTTCTCGGCAGACCGAGAGAACCATACGACCGCAGTATAGATGTCCACATGAGCCACCTCAGGCAGAAACTCCAGAAAGTACTCGGGGATAATATTAAAATCGAAACTATCCGCGGCATCGGCTACAGGATACATTTATAA
- a CDS encoding efflux RND transporter periplasmic adaptor subunit, giving the protein MKLFWKIVIPIVLVCAGAAVKIFMFPAEREIQFITQKVARGNITETVLATGTLEAFKQVSVGAQASGRVESLKVSLGEKVEKGQLIAEIDSKSQRNALRIAEANLADIKAQLEAKQATFKQAESEYKRQKGMLKARATSTQDYESALASYAETKADIASLKAQIVAAEIDVDTARVDLGYTSITAPMSGVVVAIVTKEGQTVNAAQSTPTIVKLAQMDTMTVKAEVSEADVVNVHSGQKVYFNILGEPDHNYTASLRSIEPAPDSIEDEDTDSVSSDDEAIYYNALFDVPNPEQKLRIAMTAEVTIVLDEADNTLTIPEAALGEKDAEGLFSVNVLGEDNRIEERKIKTGLTDSVNVQVVSGLNEGERVILGQADAAAVIAKEKSRHHPPMGI; this is encoded by the coding sequence ATGAAATTATTTTGGAAAATAGTCATACCGATTGTACTTGTCTGTGCCGGGGCAGCCGTTAAAATTTTTATGTTTCCCGCAGAGCGGGAGATTCAGTTTATTACCCAGAAGGTTGCCAGAGGCAATATTACCGAAACGGTTCTGGCAACAGGAACTCTTGAAGCTTTTAAACAGGTCAGTGTCGGAGCTCAGGCTTCAGGCCGGGTGGAATCTCTTAAAGTCAGCCTTGGAGAGAAAGTTGAGAAAGGTCAGCTTATTGCGGAAATTGATTCCAAATCACAGCGAAACGCCCTGCGTATAGCTGAGGCTAATCTTGCTGATATAAAGGCTCAGCTGGAAGCCAAACAGGCTACATTCAAACAGGCTGAATCAGAATATAAAAGACAGAAGGGAATGCTTAAGGCCCGGGCAACATCCACACAGGACTATGAAAGCGCTCTAGCCTCATACGCCGAAACAAAGGCTGATATCGCTTCGCTTAAAGCGCAGATTGTTGCCGCTGAAATTGATGTGGATACCGCAAGGGTCGATCTTGGCTATACCTCCATTACTGCCCCGATGTCTGGTGTGGTTGTAGCGATTGTGACTAAAGAAGGGCAGACGGTCAACGCGGCGCAATCCACTCCGACCATCGTCAAACTGGCTCAAATGGACACCATGACCGTTAAAGCGGAAGTTTCGGAAGCTGATGTGGTTAACGTGCATTCAGGGCAGAAAGTTTATTTCAATATTCTTGGTGAACCTGATCACAACTACACGGCATCGCTCAGAAGCATAGAACCGGCACCTGATTCTATTGAAGATGAAGATACAGACTCTGTAAGCTCGGATGATGAAGCCATCTACTATAACGCTTTATTCGATGTTCCCAACCCTGAACAAAAACTCCGAATAGCAATGACTGCTGAAGTTACCATTGTTCTTGATGAAGCTGACAATACTCTCACCATTCCAGAAGCTGCTTTAGGTGAAAAGGATGCTGAGGGTCTTTTTTCGGTGAATGTTCTCGGTGAGGATAACCGGATTGAGGAGCGAAAAATTAAAACCGGACTGACGGATTCTGTGAATGTACAGGTCGTTTCAGGTTTAAATGAAGGTGAGCGTGTAATTCTGGGGCAGGCTGATGCTGCTGCGGTTATCGCTAAAGAAAAAAGTCGTCATCATCCTCCCATGGGAATTTAA
- a CDS encoding DctP family TRAP transporter solute-binding subunit, translating into MSTFKLFSKTAAVLVAAIFMMTAVSANAARFKREYKMQVTVGPKLYWGMGAAKFAELVKEKTDGQIIVKPYFGSALLKGAQLKSSQMVAKGVIDCAIDSTINISPVIPEANIFHLPFFLNSFENLDKVKNGEAGKAVFKAMEAKRLEPLAWAENGFRQLTNSKVLVKTPADMKGLRIRVVGNPLFIDTFRQLGADPVNMNWGDAVAGFQQGVVDGQENPVGVLVPIQIYQYHKYVTMWNYVVDPLIIYWNQREWKAFPKDIQDKIMSAAKEAGEWETALCRAGIDDGTAIKVLKEKFNYTMEVPEPLKFLESKGMEVHKLSPEELKEFIEATRPVYEQWIPRIGKDVYEKAKADMAN; encoded by the coding sequence ATGTCTACTTTCAAACTTTTTTCAAAAACAGCAGCAGTTCTTGTTGCAGCAATTTTCATGATGACAGCGGTTTCAGCAAACGCCGCAAGATTTAAAAGAGAATATAAAATGCAGGTTACCGTGGGTCCCAAACTATACTGGGGCATGGGTGCCGCTAAATTTGCTGAACTGGTCAAAGAAAAGACTGACGGACAGATTATTGTAAAACCATATTTTGGTTCCGCTCTTCTTAAAGGCGCACAGCTTAAAAGCTCACAGATGGTTGCAAAGGGAGTTATTGATTGCGCTATAGACTCCACCATAAATATCAGTCCGGTTATTCCAGAGGCCAATATCTTCCACCTGCCCTTTTTTCTAAACAGTTTTGAAAACCTCGATAAAGTTAAGAACGGTGAAGCCGGTAAAGCTGTATTCAAAGCAATGGAAGCCAAACGCCTTGAGCCGCTTGCCTGGGCTGAAAACGGATTCCGCCAGCTTACCAATTCTAAGGTGCTGGTCAAAACACCTGCCGATATGAAGGGATTGCGCATCAGAGTTGTGGGCAACCCGCTCTTTATCGACACCTTCCGTCAACTTGGCGCTGACCCGGTTAATATGAACTGGGGTGACGCTGTCGCCGGCTTCCAGCAGGGAGTTGTGGACGGACAGGAAAATCCTGTAGGCGTTCTTGTTCCCATCCAGATTTATCAGTACCACAAGTACGTAACCATGTGGAATTACGTGGTTGATCCTCTTATTATCTATTGGAACCAGAGGGAATGGAAAGCTTTCCCCAAAGATATTCAGGACAAAATTATGTCCGCAGCCAAAGAAGCCGGCGAATGGGAAACAGCCCTGTGCAGAGCCGGAATTGATGATGGAACCGCCATCAAAGTGCTGAAAGAAAAATTCAATTACACAATGGAAGTACCCGAACCTCTAAAATTCCTCGAAAGCAAGGGTATGGAAGTCCATAAACTATCACCGGAAGAGCTAAAAGAATTCATCGAAGCTACCCGTCCTGTCTACGAACAGTGGATTCCGAGAATCGGAAAAGACGTTTACGAAAAAGCAAAAGCCGACATGGCCAACTAG
- a CDS encoding TRAP transporter small permease: MKKLLFGYRLDHWLVAICMAAMVVIAFLNVLSRYIFHFSLAATEELTINLFVWMTTIGIGIAFERGGHMGMVTFFNLFPKKMQSACIIIYSLLAAGLFAVLDWYMIDAIYDEITLFQARSASLNIPVWIYYLGLPVFSLFVFRGIYQDAKTRLTDQDKEG; encoded by the coding sequence GTGAAAAAGCTCTTATTCGGTTACCGCCTTGATCACTGGCTGGTCGCCATCTGTATGGCCGCGATGGTAGTGATCGCATTTTTAAATGTACTGAGCAGGTACATATTCCATTTTTCCCTCGCAGCTACTGAAGAACTCACCATCAACCTGTTTGTATGGATGACAACCATCGGTATCGGCATTGCCTTCGAACGCGGCGGGCACATGGGAATGGTAACATTTTTCAATCTGTTTCCCAAAAAAATGCAGTCTGCCTGCATAATTATATATTCCCTTCTTGCTGCCGGACTGTTTGCGGTCCTCGACTGGTATATGATTGATGCCATCTACGACGAGATAACATTATTTCAGGCGCGATCAGCTTCACTCAATATTCCGGTCTGGATATATTATCTCGGACTGCCCGTCTTTTCCCTGTTCGTTTTCAGAGGAATTTATCAGGACGCTAAAACAAGACTGACCGATCAGGATAAGGAAGGATAA
- a CDS encoding MacB family efflux pump subunit has protein sequence MPLLQVENLRKEYPAGEGMMAVLNDVNLSIEAGEMVAIVGSSGSGKSTLMNILGCLDQPTSGSYRISGSDVSEFDADELARLRREYFGFIFQRYHLLSSLTALENVEIPAVYAGMKQKERRERAGEILGRLGLGERVEHRPGQLSGGQQQRVSISRALMNGGQVILADEPTGALDSRSGQDTMELLTELNAEGHTVVVVTHDMEVAAYAGRIIEIKDGEIISDSRNSSSPVSASGNKKYSGGRSAAWAWFDRNNELLRMAVSAMAAHKLRTFLTMLGIIIGIASVVSVVALGQGSQQRVLQNISSMGTNVINVFPGEGFGDRRSANIHTLLPADAEVLARQSYVDSVTPKLSTTVELRYRNIDVSASVNGVGSKFFRVYGYKMSAGAAFSNSMVRKINQVAVIDGNTSTRLFASPSAALGRVIILGSVPCRIIGVTQKKEAMFGNSDSLNIWVPYTTAMHRIMGQSYLGNITVRVKDGAPMQAAENGIRKLLLRRHRMKDFFIMNTDTIRKTIESTTKTMTMLISAIAVISLVVGGIGVMNIMLVSVTERTSEIGVRMAVGARRGDILSQFLIEAVLVCLLGGLLGIMLAFSIGFLLSYSGSGFSMVYSPASMILAFICSTFIGVVFGFLPARNAARLNPVDALVRE, from the coding sequence ATGCCGTTATTACAGGTTGAAAATTTACGAAAGGAATACCCCGCCGGCGAGGGCATGATGGCTGTTCTCAACGATGTGAATTTAAGCATTGAAGCCGGAGAAATGGTCGCCATTGTCGGATCATCAGGGTCAGGTAAATCCACCCTGATGAATATTCTGGGATGCCTTGATCAGCCAACGAGTGGTTCATACCGGATATCCGGCAGTGATGTCAGCGAATTTGATGCTGATGAGCTTGCCCGGCTGAGGCGGGAATATTTCGGTTTTATTTTTCAGCGTTATCATTTGCTATCATCACTAACAGCTTTGGAAAATGTCGAAATCCCGGCCGTATATGCCGGTATGAAACAAAAAGAACGGCGTGAAAGAGCCGGAGAGATCCTTGGCAGGCTAGGTCTTGGTGAAAGGGTGGAGCATCGACCGGGGCAGCTTTCCGGTGGTCAGCAGCAGCGGGTCAGCATTTCCAGAGCATTGATGAACGGCGGGCAGGTTATTCTTGCTGATGAACCAACCGGTGCCTTGGACAGTAGAAGCGGTCAGGACACAATGGAGCTACTGACCGAGTTGAATGCTGAAGGGCATACGGTTGTGGTGGTAACCCATGATATGGAAGTGGCTGCTTATGCCGGGCGTATAATCGAGATTAAAGATGGTGAAATAATTTCTGACAGCAGAAATTCATCTTCACCGGTATCTGCCTCCGGGAATAAAAAATATTCAGGAGGCCGATCTGCCGCATGGGCATGGTTTGACCGCAACAATGAGTTGCTGAGAATGGCTGTTTCCGCAATGGCCGCGCATAAACTGCGTACTTTCCTGACCATGCTGGGAATAATTATAGGCATTGCCTCAGTTGTTTCTGTTGTCGCTCTGGGGCAGGGCTCGCAGCAGCGGGTGCTTCAAAATATCAGCTCCATGGGAACGAATGTCATAAACGTTTTTCCCGGAGAAGGTTTCGGTGACCGCAGATCAGCTAATATTCACACCCTGTTACCTGCGGATGCGGAGGTCCTTGCCCGTCAATCCTATGTGGATAGCGTCACCCCCAAACTTTCAACCACGGTTGAACTTCGCTACCGAAATATTGATGTCTCGGCATCTGTAAACGGGGTCGGGAGTAAGTTTTTCAGGGTTTACGGTTATAAGATGTCTGCCGGAGCTGCATTCAGCAACAGTATGGTCAGAAAAATTAATCAGGTGGCTGTCATTGACGGCAACACCAGCACGCGGCTTTTTGCTTCGCCTTCAGCCGCTTTGGGCCGGGTTATCATTCTTGGCAGTGTTCCATGCAGAATTATAGGAGTGACTCAGAAAAAGGAAGCCATGTTCGGCAATAGTGACAGCCTGAATATCTGGGTTCCTTACACCACGGCAATGCATCGCATAATGGGGCAGTCCTACCTTGGAAATATAACTGTCCGCGTTAAAGACGGTGCTCCAATGCAGGCCGCTGAAAACGGTATACGCAAGCTGCTTTTAAGACGCCATAGAATGAAGGATTTTTTTATAATGAATACGGATACCATCCGAAAAACCATTGAAAGCACTACGAAAACCATGACCATGCTTATCTCAGCAATTGCAGTCATTTCTCTGGTGGTAGGAGGAATAGGGGTGATGAACATCATGCTTGTTTCAGTTACCGAACGTACATCTGAAATCGGTGTCCGTATGGCTGTAGGTGCCAGACGTGGAGATATTCTAAGCCAGTTTTTGATTGAGGCTGTCCTTGTCTGCCTTCTTGGTGGACTGCTTGGTATTATGCTGGCTTTTTCAATCGGTTTTCTGCTTTCATACAGCGGCAGCGGTTTCAGCATGGTTTATTCTCCGGCATCGATGATACTTGCATTCATCTGTTCAACATTTATCGGTGTTGTTTTTGGTTTTCTGCCTGCGCGAAATGCTGCACGGCTTAATCCTGTTGATGCTCTTGTCCGTGAATAG
- a CDS encoding TolC family protein has translation MRNFLIYIVLLPFVLGGCGSFLKSEFKSPEVTYPAHWSEFGNGTTVNVTAAAKWPDAFNDPELSRLVQLALERNNDLAAVAYKVREARLEAGIAFNDLLPQPSAGLTGSNKKVFDRHDWQNTYSASLDVSYEADLWGKLSRANDAATWEAVATDEDRLSTALSIVSTTMQLYWEIAYDNVRIELSRNNIESSKETLKLILAQESYGAVSELDVSQSRQDLASLKAEYCTIKQSRQEALSSLAVLFDLPPGKVMADPKNLIDLNMPEIPAGLPVEILSRRPDLKAAELRLRKLLANTDAAKAGFYPTLSLTGSLGSSSTELANLLDNPFATIASSITFPFLNWHKLSLQLDESKAEYEEAVINFRQTLYEAMKEVEDALSNRTNLMAQGRHLAQSYNSAKNVEHIYEVRYRSGAGTLKDWLDAQDTRRSAEQALAENRYNLLVNYVTLYKALGGEPSQYAVPMKDVAGKEKKGDSVDSAAGTAVHKKS, from the coding sequence ATGCGTAACTTTTTAATATATATTGTGTTGCTGCCGTTTGTTCTTGGTGGTTGCGGATCATTTCTAAAGTCGGAGTTTAAATCTCCGGAAGTAACTTATCCCGCACATTGGAGTGAATTTGGAAACGGAACCACTGTGAATGTCACTGCGGCTGCAAAATGGCCTGACGCTTTCAACGATCCCGAGCTTTCAAGACTTGTGCAGCTTGCTCTTGAAAGAAATAATGACCTTGCTGCGGTAGCATACAAGGTTCGTGAAGCAAGACTTGAGGCTGGTATTGCTTTTAATGATCTTCTTCCGCAGCCTTCAGCAGGGCTGACGGGATCAAATAAAAAGGTTTTTGACAGGCATGACTGGCAGAATACTTATTCCGCGTCTCTTGATGTGAGCTATGAAGCTGACCTGTGGGGAAAACTCTCACGGGCTAATGATGCTGCAACATGGGAAGCTGTGGCTACAGATGAAGACCGCTTGAGTACGGCTCTTTCAATTGTCAGCACGACCATGCAGCTTTACTGGGAAATAGCTTATGACAATGTCCGCATCGAACTTAGCCGTAATAATATTGAATCATCCAAAGAAACCCTGAAACTTATTCTTGCTCAGGAGAGTTACGGTGCTGTTTCCGAGCTGGATGTCAGCCAGTCCAGACAGGACCTTGCCAGTTTAAAAGCTGAGTACTGCACTATTAAACAGTCCAGACAGGAAGCTTTAAGCTCGCTTGCAGTTCTTTTTGATCTGCCTCCGGGAAAAGTTATGGCTGACCCGAAGAACCTGATTGACCTCAATATGCCGGAAATACCGGCAGGCCTTCCTGTGGAAATTTTGAGCCGCAGGCCGGATTTGAAAGCCGCGGAATTGCGGCTCAGAAAGCTTCTGGCAAATACCGATGCTGCCAAAGCTGGATTTTATCCGACACTGTCACTTACCGGAAGTCTTGGAAGCTCAAGTACAGAACTGGCAAACCTGCTTGATAATCCTTTTGCGACGATAGCCTCCAGCATAACATTCCCGTTTCTCAACTGGCATAAACTGAGCCTCCAGCTGGATGAATCAAAGGCTGAATATGAGGAAGCCGTTATCAATTTCAGGCAGACTCTTTATGAAGCTATGAAGGAAGTTGAAGACGCTCTCTCGAACAGAACAAATCTTATGGCACAGGGCCGTCATCTGGCCCAAAGCTATAACTCCGCTAAAAATGTGGAGCATATATACGAGGTTCGTTACAGATCCGGTGCCGGAACTCTTAAAGACTGGCTTGATGCTCAGGATACCAGAAGGAGTGCGGAGCAGGCTCTTGCCGAAAACAGATACAATCTTCTCGTAAATTATGTGACTCTGTATAAAGCTCTGGGTGGTGAACCTTCTCAATATGCCGTCCCGATGAAAGATGTTGCCGGTAAGGAAAAGAAGGGAGACTCCGTTGACAGTGCTGCTGGAACTGCTGTCCATAAAAAATCCTGA
- a CDS encoding TRAP transporter large permease — protein sequence MEFLLILVLFIILLVIGAPIGTSLGVSAVATIMYFDLGADMLGVNFASGIASFPLLAIPFFVLAGVILERAGIAAHIASFFELLVGEATGGLSIVAVLTCMFWGAMSGSGPATTAAVGMILLTPMLRNGYGRAFAGATIANASDLSIIIPPSIAFIIYGNITSVSVSALFVAGIIPGILTGLATMVVAWYISRRRGYKGLCCRGSCRELMTALRKSFWALLAPVVILGGIYTGIFTPTEAAVVAVFYSLFVAVVIYHSIKWRDLMEILVDSAVTSSVIMFIVAFAGIFTWAASVTGVIDTLANFIINISPNAVVMIILVNILLFALGMLLDAISICYLVMPILIPVLSAFHVDPVFYGVIFISALAIGQATPPVGVNLFTAANLAECEVDEIAKEAIPYVAMDFVVLIIISLIPALSLYLPEWAGLYHP from the coding sequence ATGGAATTTCTGCTTATTCTGGTATTATTTATAATACTTCTGGTAATTGGAGCACCAATCGGGACTTCACTCGGAGTTTCTGCGGTGGCGACAATAATGTATTTCGACCTCGGAGCAGACATGCTCGGAGTAAACTTCGCCTCAGGCATTGCATCCTTCCCCCTGCTGGCTATCCCGTTTTTTGTCCTTGCCGGGGTAATTCTGGAGCGGGCTGGAATTGCGGCCCATATCGCCAGTTTTTTTGAACTGCTGGTGGGCGAAGCCACAGGCGGACTTTCAATTGTTGCCGTGCTGACCTGCATGTTCTGGGGAGCTATGTCAGGATCAGGACCGGCTACAACCGCTGCTGTCGGCATGATTCTTTTGACTCCAATGCTCAGAAACGGCTACGGAAGAGCTTTTGCAGGGGCGACAATTGCCAATGCCTCCGATCTTTCGATAATTATCCCGCCTTCCATAGCATTCATTATATACGGCAACATCACCTCCGTATCAGTTTCAGCCCTCTTCGTTGCCGGAATCATTCCCGGTATTCTGACCGGATTGGCCACCATGGTTGTGGCCTGGTATATTTCACGCCGCAGAGGTTACAAGGGCCTGTGCTGCCGGGGATCTTGCAGAGAACTGATGACAGCCCTCAGAAAATCCTTCTGGGCTCTGCTTGCCCCTGTAGTAATCCTCGGGGGAATTTATACAGGAATTTTCACTCCGACCGAAGCTGCAGTTGTTGCGGTTTTCTACAGTCTATTCGTTGCTGTGGTTATCTACCACTCCATAAAATGGCGCGACCTGATGGAAATTCTTGTCGACTCAGCTGTTACCAGCTCCGTAATTATGTTCATTGTCGCTTTTGCCGGCATTTTCACCTGGGCGGCTTCCGTCACCGGAGTTATTGATACTCTGGCTAATTTTATCATCAATATCTCACCAAATGCAGTGGTGATGATCATTCTGGTCAACATCCTTCTGTTTGCACTGGGAATGCTGCTGGATGCTATCTCAATTTGCTATCTGGTAATGCCCATCCTTATACCGGTACTTTCAGCATTCCATGTTGATCCGGTATTCTACGGTGTTATCTTCATCTCCGCTCTGGCCATTGGACAGGCAACACCTCCTGTGGGAGTAAACCTGTTCACTGCGGCCAACCTTGCCGAGTGCGAGGTGGATGAAATTGCTAAAGAGGCCATACCTTATGTAGCGATGGACTTTGTAGTATTGATAATAATATCCCTCATCCCGGCTCTATCTCTCTACCTTCCTGAATGGGCCGGACTCTATCATCCGTAA